GCAGCTGGCTGTCCTTGCTGCCGCGGCGGTTGTACAGGCTGGCGCTGCGCTGCTCCGCGTCCTGCGCTTCCTGGCAGGCCACGCACAGGCGCACGCCGGGCACGGCCTGGCGCCGTGCCGCGGGAATCGGCGCGTCGCACTCCTCGCAGTGCTTGAGGCCCGGGCCCTTGCGCAACTGCTGGCGCGCCCGCTGCACCGCATCGTCGACCGTGGCGTCGATCTGCTCCTGCACGGCGCCGTCGCCCGCCCAACCGGTTGCCATGGCCCTACCTCCGAAAACCCGCCGATATGACGTACCACAAGCGGTGATCTGGGTGCGCCGGAAAACGTTTCAAGCACCGGCGGCCCGTCGTCGCCGCCGGACGGCATGGCCACGCGACGCGCCGGGTGCGTCGATTGGCAACATGAGTGGGCGCGGCGAAAGTGCCAGAATGGCGCTTCGCCTTTCATGGAGATCGCGTCATGAGCTCGTCGCCGCCCGCCACCCCCGCTTCTGCCACCTTGCGCAGCGACGACAGCGTCGCCAAGCAGCTGTTCCTGGGCAACATCCTGGAAGAGAACCTGTTCCCCTACCCCGAGATCAACGCCCGCGACAAGGAA
This genomic stretch from Rhodanobacter thiooxydans harbors:
- a CDS encoding DksA/TraR family C4-type zinc finger protein, whose protein sequence is MATGWAGDGAVQEQIDATVDDAVQRARQQLRKGPGLKHCEECDAPIPAARRQAVPGVRLCVACQEAQDAEQRSASLYNRRGSKDSQLR